AGCAGAGCACAACGGTAGTAGATCGGGTGTTCGGGTCGGCGCGCAGGAGGCGGCACACCTCCAGGCCGTCCAGGTACGGCATCATGAGGTCCAGCAGGACGGCTTCTGGCCGCAACGCGCGTGCGACGGCCAGAGCGTCGCGGCCATCACGGGCGGTGTGAACCCGCACACCCGCGAGCTTCAGGCAGGCGCCCAGGAGGTCACGCATGCTAGCTTCGTCATCCGCCACCAGCACGGTGCGCGGCAGGTCTTCCTCTCGCTCTTCTCTCACGATGCTCGATCAGCGGTTCCGAACGGTGTCTCGCCCGCGGCTTCCCGCGGAGCGGCCGGTGCCCAGATGCAGGCGCCGTGCCGTCGCGCATCGCTTCGCGTTCGCCCTCGCGCCATTCGTCCTCATCGCCTGCTCAGCCGGGCGAGAAGCCGCGTCCGATGAGCCGGCGCCCTTGGACAACGTCGAGGAAGTGGTCGAGGTCGAGACGCAGATCCGCGTGGAGAACCGCCACTGGTCGGACGTCACCGTCTACCTGCTGCGCCGGAG
This Gemmatimonadota bacterium DNA region includes the following protein-coding sequences:
- a CDS encoding response regulator; translation: MREEREEDLPRTVLVADDEASMRDLLGACLKLAGVRVHTARDGRDALAVARALRPEAVLLDLMMPYLDGLEVCRLLRADPNTRSTTVVLCSASDERDVDWRGAGADAYLAKPFSLPRVPEAIRLAHRAARAP